GCCAACAGGAAGCATCGTTTTGAACACCGTGTATTTGCACGGcgacgtgcgagcgaggccctacCGGGCCGAAGATTTTAGGGAGTTTCTCGTGCCTACCGGTTTGCTGCCGGACGTGGTGGCCCTGGGAGCCTACCAGGTCAACCACGTGTGGGCAGTCACCCTGAACGGCGCGGAGGCTACAAGGCGGCTGCTGGCCTTTAAGGAACTGAAGGTGAAGAACAGTCGCTGCGTCATCATCGACCCGCAGGATCATCAGGTGAGGCTTAGGCTTCACTGGCTGCTGCACGGCGTGGCCGACGAGGATGTGCGGAGCGCACTAGCGGCCTTTGGGACTGTCATGGACGTTAGCAGAGAGCGGTGGCGTGTGCAAGGTATGAGCGACAAGGGTTCCATGACGAGGACGGTCGTCCTGAAGCTCAAGAAGGGCATGACAGTTGAAGATTTGCCGCATCAAATACGGGTGGGAGGAGAACTGGCCTTAGCCGTGGCACCCGGTCGtccgatgcagtgcttgcgctgtcaCGGCACTGGCCACGTCCGGAGAGAGTGCAAGGTGCCGCGCTGCTCGAACTGCCGGCGTTTCGGACACGAGGACTCCCAGTGCGTCCGCACGTATGCCTCAGCAATGGGCCCGGGGGAAAGGGATGAAGCCGAGCACTTAATGGACGCGACCGAGGCAGAGGACGCGGCGAAGGGAACTGGCGATCTGCTGCCTACCGCTGTGGCAGAGCAAGCAGCCCTCGCTGGTGAGCCGCAGGACACAAGCGCGGAACGTCCGAGTGAACCGTCGTCTAGTCCACCACTGGTGCAGCAGAGTGTCGACAAAAGCGGAGCGAGTACTCATGCACTGCCGACTCTATCGGCTAAGGGCCAGGAACCGCCAGCCAGTGACGCTTCCGTTACAACGGGTACTGGGACTGCAACGAAACGCCCCCACGAAGTCTCCGGAGACCACGACGACCAGGAACTCGCAAGCAGCGTTGGCGAGCCGCCAGTGAAAGCGGTGCAAGGACGGCGGGCTACCTTCAAGCCACAGCCAAACGTCAACGCGGAAAGAAAGCCTGCCGACAAGCCACCGCCGTCGAGAAGCGAGAGCAGACAACCGGACGGCCCCGGAGACGTCTAGCGGTACGCTAGATGCTAAAGGTGAGCACCATGCTCCGGGCCTCCCTCCTACTGCGAACCGAACTGGCTCCTGAACCAGCCCTCTGGGTAGCTACGTTGAATGTCAGAGGTTTAGGACAGAAACGAAAACAAAGTCAATTGTATCGGCTGGTAACAGAAAATGACATTGACATTCTCGCCGTCCAGGAGACCAAAGTCGAGGGAGAGGGGGAGACCGGGAGCATGGTGCAGCGTTTCACAGCAACGTACTACGCCGTAGTTAGCCACGCTGTAGGACTGTCAGCAGGATGTGTACTCTTTTTGAAAAAGTTTCCCGGTCTTACTGTTCAAAGCATCATGTCATGCCCACCTGGGAGATTAATAGTGTGTGATTTCCTTTTGTGTAACGCGGAATATCGAGTGATTTGTGTGTACGCGCCGAACACATTGGAGGAAAgacataattttttttgcttatgtTAGGCAGTACATGATGCCTGAGAAACGCCTCATTATTATCGGGGACTTTAACTGCGCACTGATTTCTGCGGACATAACCAGCTGCACAGCTTTTCGAGACAGGAGTACGGACTTATTAGCTGAGGTCGTTGCCGAATCGGAATTAGcagatgtggctgaatgcctaCAGAGCGCATGCGCGGTAAAGTACACTCATTTCCAGGGTTCTAGCCACGCACGCCTGGATCGCATATACGTTGCTCTGGATATGATCCCGATGTGCCGTAGCTACGATGTTGTACCAATATGTTTTACTGATCACTGCCTCGTTAAATGCGCAATAGGAACGAAGAAACAACTGAAACACTTTGTATCGGACATGTGGAAAATGAACTCTATGCTACTTGGCGACGAACAATTTATAACAAAAGCATTAGAAGAAATTAACTGAATAAAACCAAACACTAGCCTTAATCTGGGTCAGCAGTGGGAACTATGCAAGCAGCAGATTAAAGTCACAGCAATTGACAGGGCCAGTGCGATTCGTTTCcaagaaaaaatgaaggaaaccgAGCTGCGCACAATATTGGAGAAACTGATAGCAGAGGAGTGCAAAACGCCCAGCATTTTCAAAGATGATATCAGGAATGTAAAGCGGAAACTGCAGTTGATCGAAGAAGAGCGCTATCGCGGTGCGCTGGTGCGTGCACGAACAAATTCACTGAAAGCAGGGGAAGTACCTACGAAGCGGGCTTTAGGGATTGAAAAGACAAACGCCCAACGAAACCACATAGCCGAGATAGAGCGGAATGGCGTCGTGGTGAATGATAACGAGGGCATTCGGCGCCAGT
The Amblyomma americanum isolate KBUSLIRL-KWMA chromosome 3, ASM5285725v1, whole genome shotgun sequence genome window above contains:
- the LOC144123985 gene encoding uncharacterized protein LOC144123985, which gives rise to MRMITDSDDTDYQLILPQLPTGSIVLNTVYLHGDVRARPYRAEDFREFLVPTGLLPDVVALGAYQVNHVWAVTLNGAEATRRLLAFKELKVKNSRCVIIDPQDHQVRLRLHWLLHGVADEDVRSALAAFGTVMDVSRERWRVQGMSDKGSMTRTVVLKLKKGMTVEDLPHQIRVGGELALAVAPGRPMQCLRCHGTGHVRRECKVPRCSNCRRFGHEDSQCVRTYASAMGPGERDEAEHLMDATEAEDAAKGTGDLLPTAVAEQAALAGEPQDTSAERPSEPSSSPPLVQQSVDKSGASTHALPTLSAKGQEPPASDASVTTGTGTATKRPHEVSGDHDDQELASSVGEPPVKAVQGRRATFKPQPNVNAERKPADKPPPSRSESRQPDGPGDV